In Mixophyes fleayi isolate aMixFle1 chromosome 4, aMixFle1.hap1, whole genome shotgun sequence, the following proteins share a genomic window:
- the LOC142150480 gene encoding olfactory receptor 10C1-like — MDGTEPTAPAVLADSLSADYTVCAMNQTIITEILLRGFENLQDLKFLIFFVFLIIYMVTITGNFVIILLVSTNYRLRCPMFFFLGHLSFSDILLTSNIVPSLLYITLAGGGIVSIRGCITQFFLYGISATTECLLLTAMSYDRYLAICNPLRYTTIMDIKLCLYLVVFCWSLGISITLIPIFFMQTLWFCGPNVIDHFFCDLGPLLELSCSDVSIVKNEVFAFSSFLTIVPFVLITVTYGYIFLTIVRITSVTGRQKTFSTCSSHLAVVCTYYGALFAMYVAPSRGFSLNINKVVSLMYTVVTPLFNPIIYSLRNQEIKSAIRKYISMCRESNRK, encoded by the coding sequence TCTGTGCAATGAACCAAACAATCATAACAGAAATACTTCTCAGAGGATTTGAAAACCTGCAGGATTTAAAGTTCCTTATCTTCTTTGTGTTTCTCATCATATACATGGTGACAATAACCGGGAACTTTGTCATCATCTTATTGGTGTCAACCAATTATCGTCTTCGTTGTCCTATGTTTTTCTTTCTTGGTCACCTGTCCTTCTCTGATATATTGCTTACTTCCAATATTGTCCCCAGCTTATTGTACATTACACTGGCAGGTGGTGGCATTGTGTCTATTAGAGGTTGCATTACCCAATTTTTTCTCTATGGTATTTCAGCAACTACAGAGTGTCTTTTGCTCACTGCTATGTCCTATGACCGTTACCTCGCTATTTGTAATCCATTGCGCTACACCACTATTATGGACATAAAACTTTGTTTATATCTGGTTGTATTTTGTTGGTCCCTAGGAATTTCAATAACACTTATTCCAATATTCTTCATGCAAACTTTGTGGTTTTGTGGTCCAAATGTGATTGACCACTTTTTTTGTGATCTCGGACCTCTTCTGGAATTGTCTTGTTCAGATGTGTCCATTGTGAAAAATGAGGTGTTTGCATTCTCCAGTTTTCTAACCATAGTCCCATTTGTGTTAATCACAGTCACATATGGCTATATTTTTCTAACCATCGTGAGGATCACTTCGGTCACAGGTAGACAGAAAACCTTTTCCACCTGCAGTTCTCACCTGGCTGTTGTATGCACTTATTATGGAGCACTGTTTGCAATGTATGTAGCACCCTCCAGAGGATTTTCTCTTAATATCAACAAAGTGGTATCTCTTATGTACACTGTGGTCACCCCATTGTTCAATCCTATTATATACAGCTTAAGGAATCAAGAAATCAAATCAGCCATACGGAAATATATTTCCATGTGTAGGGAAAGCAATAGAAAgtga